The genomic window GACAAGGTGACCCCGGACATGACCATCTACCAGGAAGAGATCTTCGGCCCGGTGCTGTGCATCGTGCGCGTGAACAGCCTGGAAGAAGCCATGCAGCTGATCAACGACCACGAATACGGCAACGGCACCTGCATCTTCACCCGCGACGGTGAAGCGGCCCGCCTGTTCTGCGACGAGATCGAAGTCGGCATGGTCGGCGTCAACGTCCCGCTGCCGGTACCGGTGGCCTACCACAGCTTCGGCGGCTGGAAGCGTTCGCTGTTCGGCGACCTGCACGCCTACGGTCCGGACGGCGTGCGCTTCTACACCAAGCGCAAGGCCATCACCCAGCGCTGGCCGCAGCGCAAATCGCACGAAGCGGCGCAGTTTGCCTTCCCCAGCAATGGCTGATGGTGAATAAGCGGTAAGAAAAAGGCCGGTCTGATGACCGGCCTTTTTTGTTGCAGACGAAATTGCCAGATGCTCCCGCGCTACCGGGAGCGTGTTCGTAGGATGGCGTGGAGCGTAGCGATACCCATCATTCCCCCGCTTCGAATGCCTCCACCCCTGCCTCACCCCAATTTGCTTTGAGCAGCCCCTCGCGGACATAGCGATGAAACGAAGACCATCGCCAATCGACCACGCGGGTGACATGGCCGTGTTTGCAGGGATTGAAGTGGATGTAATCCACGTGCCGTGTGAAATCGAGGTCATCCCGGATTCGATGTTCCCAGTAGCGCCGTTGCCAGATGCCGCGTTCGCCCTTTGCCTGGCGGCTGCTGGAGACAACTTCTGTTCTGGGGAGCGCTCGTGAAAATGCTGTTTTGATCAGCCGCCAGCGCAGCGCGTAATCGGCGTCGCCTTGCGGCAGGGTGCAGATGGCGTGCAGGTGGTCGGGCAGGATGACGATGGCGTCGATGTGCCAGCGGTGCCGTTGTTGCGTGTAGCGGAAAGCTGAGCGGAGCAGATCGACGTTGTCCAGCAGCAAGCCGGAACGGCGATCAGCCAAGGCGAGGGTGAAGAACCAGGTGGCGCCATCTGTCCTGTCTCGGCGGTATGAGGTCATGGCGCGTCCTCTGGGTAGTCGATGGGTATCGCTGCGCTCCACGCCATCCTACGTCCGAGGTCATGTGTCGCTCTGCGGGAGTCGGCTGAAACCTTCGTAGGATGGGTGGAGCGCAGCGATACCCATAGTCGCGCGCCCTCAGGCTCAATCGAGCATCCGGGAGACTCCCCCCCAGCGCATCCACAGATCGCGCTGCCAGTTCAGCAGCGTCAGGCGGTGGGCATTCCAGGTGAGAAGGGCGCGGCGGGAGCGTTGGACTCCAGGTGCCGCATCGGCGTCAGCCCAAGTGTTTCTTCAGGTAAATCCGCTGATGCCCCGGCGGGCAGTCTTCCAGCACGCCCATGCGTTCGAAGCCCTGTTTCTCGTAGAAGCCGGGGGCCTGGAAGCTGTAGGTGTAGAGGAACAGCCCGACGCAGCCGCGGCGGCGGGCTTCGTCTTCGGCCAGGGCGATGAGCTGGCTGCCCAGGCCGCTGCCGCGCTGGTCGTCCTGCAGCCAGAGGTAGTCGATGTACAGCCAGCCCATGCCGGACTGGCCGAACATGCCGCCGACCACTTCGCCG from Pseudomonas sp. GCEP-101 includes these protein-coding regions:
- a CDS encoding REP-associated tyrosine transposase, producing MTSYRRDRTDGATWFFTLALADRRSGLLLDNVDLLRSAFRYTQQRHRWHIDAIVILPDHLHAICTLPQGDADYALRWRLIKTAFSRALPRTEVVSSSRQAKGERGIWQRRYWEHRIRDDLDFTRHVDYIHFNPCKHGHVTRVVDWRWSSFHRYVREGLLKANWGEAGVEAFEAGE
- a CDS encoding GNAT family N-acetyltransferase yields the protein MHSQFDFTLGIDPQARDVVVKGLLAYNLGQMGRSNTYDDFELYARSEDGEVVGGMFGQSGMGWLYIDYLWLQDDQRGSGLGSQLIALAEDEARRRGCVGLFLYTYSFQAPGFYEKQGFERMGVLEDCPPGHQRIYLKKHLG